The DNA segment CCGTTCGGCGCGAGGAACGCCTCGCACACTTCCTCGTCGTACGGGCGCTCGTTGCGCCCGCGATAGCTGCCCCACACGTCGCGGTCGGCGCAGTCGAATGCGACGTAGAGCCTCACGCCGTCGTGGCACACGCGCAGCGCAGTCGGCTGCACGCTGCCGCGCGCGTTGCCGGGGTCGCGGCCGTGCGACGCGGCGAGCGGTGTCGGGGCGAGATGCGTCCACGGGGACTTGTTGAGGTCGCCGTCGATCGGGACTCTTGCCGCGATGCGCGGAACCCTGAGCAGCGGCAGTTGCGGCACGAGCGGCCTCCGGCGGCGAGTGCGCGCATGAGTAGCTCCGCCGACGAGGCGCTGCTGCGGGAAGTGGCGGAAGCGTTCGCGCTGCCCGGTCGCTGGCTCGGCTCGCGCGCGTTCGGCAGCGGACACATCAACACCACGGTGCTCGCCGAGCTCGAGACGCCACGCGGCCCCGCGCGCTTCGTGCAGCAGCGCATCAACCGCGCCGTGTTCCGCGAGCCTGCGCAGGTGATGGAGAACTTCGCGCGCGTGGTCGCGCACCAGCGCCGCGCGCTCGAGCGCGAGGGCGTGCGCGACGTCGATCGCCACGTGCTCACGCTGGTGCCGACTCGCAGCGGAGCCAGCTTCTTCGTGGATTCTTGCGGCGACACCTGGCGCACCGTGCCGCTGATCTCGGGCGCGCACACGCAGGATGTGCCGCGCGGCGAAACCGACGCGCGCAGCGCCGCCTTCGCGTTCGGGCGCTTTCTCGCACAGCTCGCGGATCTGCCGCCGCCGCGCCTGCACGAGACGATTCCGCGCTTCCACGACGCGCGGCTGCGCTTCGAGCAGCTGCAAGAGGCCGTGCGCGCCGACGCCGCGGGGCGGCTCGCGGGCTGCCGCGCAGAGGTGGAGCTCGCGCTCGCGCGCGAGCCGGTGGTGGCGCGCTTCGAGGCGCTGAAGCGCAGCGGCGCGCTTCCCGAACGCGTCGCGCACAACGACACGAAGCTGAACAATGTGCTGCTCGACGACACCACGGGCGAGGGGCTGTGCGTGATCGACCTCGACACGGTGATGCCGGGCACGGCGCTCACCGACTTCGGCGACCTCGCGCACAGCGCCGCGACGCGTGCCGCCGAGGACGAGCGCGACCTGTCGCTCGTGCGCGTCGATACGATGCTCTTCGCCGCGCTCGCGGACGGCTTCGTGCGCGGCTGCGGCCCGAGCCTCGGCGCCGAGGAACGCGTCGCCCTGCCCTTCGGCGCGCAGCTGATGTGCCTCGTGCTCGGCATGCGATTCCTCGCCGATCACCTGCGCGGCGACACCTACTTCCGCGTTCACCGCGAGGCGCACAACCTCGACCGCGCGCGCACGCAGCTCGCGCTCGTCGCGGACTACGTGCGCAAGCAGCGCGAGCTGAGCGACGCCGTCGCCGCGATCCGCGCGTAGCGCGCAGTGACCACCGCCGTCTTCGTCGCGATGCTGGCGAGCGCGCTGCTGCACGCGAGCTGGAACGCGTGGGTGAAGGCGCGGCCCGATCCTTACGGCGCACTGGTCGTGCTCGGCGTCGCGGCGGCTTGGCCGAACGTGTTGTTGTTGGCGTGGGCGGGCTTGCCGGATCACGCCGCGTGGGGCTGGGTCGCGCTCACCGTCGCGCTCAGTGTGCCGGCGCAGGCGCTGCTCGGGCGCGCATATCACGAGGGCGACTTCGCGGTCGCGTATCCGATCGTGCGCGGGATGAATCCGCTCGTGATCGCGCTCGCCGCGATCCCGCTCTTCGGCGAGCAGCTCGCGCCGCTCGGCTTCGCGGGCGTCGCCGGCATCTCGTTCGGCATCGCGCTGCTCGGCTGGGAGGCCGCGCGCCGCTCGCGCACGATCTCGGCACGCGGCGTCGCGTTCGCGGCGCTCTCGGCGCTGGTCACCGCGGGCGCCGCGCTCACCGACACGCTCGGTGCGCGCGCAGCGAACGCGCCGTTCTCGTACGGCCCGCTGATCGCGATCGGCAACGCCGTGGCGATGGCGGCCTATCAGTCGCACCGCATCCACGTCGGGCGCACGATCGCCGCGCACTGGCAGCTCGCGCTGTTCGGCCCGCTGCTCTCCACTGCTTCGTATCAGCTCGCGATGTGGTCGATCGTGCGCGCGCCAGCGGGTCTCGTCATCTCGCTGCGCGAGACGAGCATGCTGTTCGCCGTGGCGATCGGCGCGCTGTTCCTCAGCGAGCGCGTCGGCGCGTGGCGCTGGGTTGCAGTCTGCGTGGTGTTCGCGGGCGTGATCGCGATTCGCCTCGCGAGCACGTGAGCGAAGCGCGGTAGCTTCGCGCGCGGAGGGGAACCCGTGGCCAACTACGTCGACGGCTTCGTGATGCCGATTCCGAGGAAGAACACCGAGGCCTATCGCCGTGTCGCGAAGGCGCTCGCGAAGATCTGGCGCGCTCACGGCGCGCTCGCGTACGTGGAGTGCATCGCCGACGACGTGAAGCCCGGGAAGTGGACCTCGTTCCCGCAGGCCGTGAAGCTGAAGCCCGGCGAAGTCGTGTGGTTCTCGTGGATCGTGTTCAAGTCGCGCGCGCATCGCGA comes from the Deltaproteobacteria bacterium genome and includes:
- a CDS encoding aminoglycoside phosphotransferase family protein, yielding MSSSADEALLREVAEAFALPGRWLGSRAFGSGHINTTVLAELETPRGPARFVQQRINRAVFREPAQVMENFARVVAHQRRALEREGVRDVDRHVLTLVPTRSGASFFVDSCGDTWRTVPLISGAHTQDVPRGETDARSAAFAFGRFLAQLADLPPPRLHETIPRFHDARLRFEQLQEAVRADAAGRLAGCRAEVELALAREPVVARFEALKRSGALPERVAHNDTKLNNVLLDDTTGEGLCVIDLDTVMPGTALTDFGDLAHSAATRAAEDERDLSLVRVDTMLFAALADGFVRGCGPSLGAEERVALPFGAQLMCLVLGMRFLADHLRGDTYFRVHREAHNLDRARTQLALVADYVRKQRELSDAVAAIRA
- a CDS encoding DUF1428 domain-containing protein — encoded protein: MANYVDGFVMPIPRKNTEAYRRVAKALAKIWRAHGALAYVECIADDVKPGKWTSFPQAVKLKPGEVVWFSWIVFKSRAHRDRVNAAVMKDPRAQKIMSGPTTFDGRRMVYGGFKAQVEA